A single region of the Streptomyces virginiae genome encodes:
- a CDS encoding acyl-CoA carboxylase subunit beta gives MTRLGTTVDPHAPDHAQARTAALERLAALDAEHAKALEGGGDKYTARHKKRGKLLARERVELLLDPDTPFLELSPLAAWGSDHPVGASMVTGIGTVEGVECLITANDPTVRGGASNPWTLKKALRANEIARQNRLPVISLVESGGADLPSQKEIFIPGGAIFRDLTRLSAEGIPTVAVVFGNSTAGGAYIPGMSDHTIMIKDRSKVFLGGPPLVKMATGEESDDESLGGADMHARTSGLADHYALDEYDAIRQARRVVARLNHRKPHQDPPKAEEPLHDPEELLGIVPPDLKTPFDPREVIARIVDASDFDEFKPLYGPSLVTGWATLHGYPVGILANAQGVLFSAESQKAAQFIQLANQRDIPLLFLHNTTGYMVGKEYEQGGIIKHGAMMINAVSNSRVPHLSVLIGASYGAGHYGMCGRAYEPRFLFAWPSAKSAVMGPQQLAGVLSIVSRQSAAAKGLPYDEEADAGMRAFVEAQIESESLPMFLSGRLYDDGVIDPRDTRTVLGLCLSAVHNAPVEGARGGFGVFRM, from the coding sequence ATGACCCGCCTCGGCACCACCGTCGACCCGCACGCCCCCGATCACGCGCAGGCCCGTACCGCGGCCCTGGAACGCCTCGCCGCCCTCGACGCCGAGCACGCCAAGGCCCTGGAGGGCGGCGGGGACAAGTACACGGCCCGGCACAAGAAGCGCGGCAAGCTCCTGGCGCGCGAGCGCGTCGAACTGCTCCTCGACCCCGACACCCCGTTCCTGGAACTGTCCCCGCTCGCCGCCTGGGGCAGCGACCACCCCGTCGGCGCCTCCATGGTCACCGGCATCGGCACCGTCGAGGGCGTCGAGTGCCTGATCACCGCCAACGACCCCACCGTCCGCGGCGGCGCCTCCAACCCGTGGACGCTGAAGAAGGCGCTGCGCGCCAACGAGATCGCCCGGCAGAACCGCCTGCCCGTCATCAGCCTCGTGGAGTCCGGCGGCGCCGACCTGCCCTCCCAGAAGGAGATCTTCATCCCGGGCGGCGCGATCTTCCGCGACCTCACCCGGCTCTCGGCCGAGGGCATCCCGACCGTCGCCGTCGTCTTCGGCAACTCCACCGCCGGAGGCGCGTACATCCCCGGCATGTCCGACCACACCATCATGATCAAGGACCGTTCCAAGGTGTTCCTCGGCGGTCCGCCCCTGGTCAAGATGGCCACCGGCGAGGAGAGCGACGACGAGTCCCTCGGCGGCGCCGACATGCACGCCCGCACCTCCGGACTCGCCGACCACTACGCCCTCGACGAGTACGACGCCATCCGCCAGGCCCGCCGCGTCGTCGCCCGCCTGAACCACCGCAAGCCGCACCAGGACCCGCCCAAGGCCGAGGAACCCCTCCACGACCCCGAGGAACTCCTCGGCATCGTCCCGCCCGACCTCAAGACCCCCTTCGACCCGCGCGAGGTCATCGCCCGGATCGTCGACGCCTCCGACTTCGACGAGTTCAAGCCCCTCTACGGCCCCAGCCTCGTCACCGGATGGGCCACCCTGCACGGCTACCCGGTCGGCATCCTCGCCAACGCGCAGGGCGTGCTCTTCAGCGCCGAGTCCCAGAAAGCCGCCCAGTTCATCCAGCTCGCCAACCAGCGCGACATCCCCCTCCTCTTCCTCCACAACACCACCGGCTACATGGTCGGCAAGGAGTACGAGCAGGGCGGCATCATCAAACACGGCGCGATGATGATCAACGCGGTCTCCAACTCCCGCGTCCCGCACCTCTCCGTCCTCATCGGCGCGAGCTACGGCGCCGGCCACTACGGCATGTGCGGCCGCGCCTACGAGCCCCGCTTCCTCTTCGCCTGGCCCAGCGCCAAATCCGCCGTCATGGGCCCCCAGCAACTGGCCGGAGTGCTCTCCATCGTGTCCCGCCAGTCCGCCGCCGCCAAGGGACTCCCCTACGACGAGGAGGCCGACGCCGGCATGCGCGCCTTCGTCGAAGCGCAGATCGAATCCGAATCACTCCCCATGTTCCTGTCCGGGCGGCTGTACGACGACGGCGTCATCGACCCGCGCGACACCCGTACCGTCCTCGGCCTGTGCCTGTCGGCCGTCCACAACGCCCCCGTCGAGGGCGCCCGTGGCGGCTTCGGCGTCTTCCGGATGTGA
- a CDS encoding acyclic terpene utilization AtuA family protein has translation MTRRPLVIGNASGFYGDRSGALREMLTGGPLDVLTGDYLAELTMLILGRDRLKNPDLGYAKTFLRQLEEGLGLAHERGVRIVANAGGLNPAGLADAVRTLAAKVGVPVRVAHVEGDDLTARVDGALTANAYLGGAGITACLRAGADVVVTGRVTDAALVSGPAAWWFDWAPDDHDRLAGAVTAGHVLECGTQATGGNYSFFARHDIRRPGFPLAEISEDGSAVITKHPGTGGAVTTGTVTAQLLYETQGVRYLGPDVTTRLDTVRLTDEGADRVRVTGVRGEAPPASLKVGVTRIGGWRNEIVFVLTGLDIEAKARLVRTQLTEVLEGVADTTWTLARTDHEDADTQETASALLRLVVRDPSPDRVGRTLTSTAIELALGSYPGFHVTAPPGPAQPYGVFTSILIPSDEVPHTAVLPDGTRVRVPPPEPPASPAPPAEPAALPAPPAFEARGSGGGAPEGVGGAAPAGSGAEPRKTVRAPLGAVAGARSGDKGGDANVGVWVETDPAWQWLLHTLTVAAFQALLPETARHTVDRHVLPHLRALNFTVTGILGDGVASGHRFDPQAKALGEWLRARHLDIPVALLPAPEATS, from the coding sequence ATGACCCGGCGCCCGCTCGTCATCGGCAACGCCTCCGGCTTCTACGGGGACCGCTCGGGCGCCCTGCGCGAGATGCTCACCGGTGGCCCGCTGGACGTCCTCACCGGCGACTACCTGGCCGAGCTGACCATGCTGATCCTGGGCCGCGACCGCCTGAAGAACCCGGACCTCGGATACGCCAAGACCTTCCTGCGCCAGCTGGAGGAGGGGCTCGGGCTCGCGCACGAGCGCGGCGTACGGATCGTCGCGAACGCCGGCGGCCTGAACCCGGCCGGACTCGCCGACGCCGTACGGACCCTGGCGGCGAAGGTGGGCGTACCGGTGCGGGTCGCGCACGTCGAGGGCGACGACCTCACCGCGCGCGTGGACGGCGCGCTGACGGCCAACGCCTACCTGGGGGGCGCCGGGATCACGGCCTGCCTGCGGGCGGGCGCCGACGTGGTGGTGACCGGCCGGGTCACGGACGCGGCGCTGGTCAGCGGCCCGGCCGCCTGGTGGTTCGACTGGGCCCCCGACGACCACGACCGACTGGCGGGGGCGGTGACCGCCGGCCACGTCCTGGAATGCGGCACCCAGGCCACCGGCGGCAACTACTCCTTCTTCGCCCGCCACGACATCCGCCGCCCCGGCTTCCCACTGGCGGAGATCTCCGAGGACGGCTCCGCGGTCATCACCAAACACCCCGGTACGGGCGGCGCCGTCACCACCGGCACCGTCACCGCCCAACTCCTCTACGAGACCCAGGGCGTGCGGTACCTCGGCCCGGACGTGACCACCCGCCTGGACACCGTCCGGCTGACCGACGAGGGCGCCGACCGGGTACGCGTCACGGGAGTGCGCGGCGAGGCCCCGCCGGCCTCGCTGAAAGTCGGCGTCACACGGATCGGAGGCTGGCGCAACGAGATCGTCTTCGTCCTGACCGGCCTCGACATCGAAGCGAAGGCGCGTCTCGTCCGGACCCAACTCACCGAAGTGTTGGAGGGCGTGGCCGACACCACGTGGACCCTGGCTCGTACCGACCACGAGGACGCCGACACGCAGGAGACGGCCTCCGCCCTGCTGCGGCTGGTGGTCCGCGACCCGTCCCCCGACCGGGTGGGCCGCACCCTGACCTCGACGGCGATCGAACTGGCCCTCGGCAGCTACCCGGGCTTCCACGTCACCGCCCCACCCGGCCCGGCCCAGCCCTACGGCGTCTTCACCTCGATCCTGATCCCGTCGGACGAGGTCCCCCACACCGCGGTCCTCCCGGACGGCACCCGCGTACGAGTCCCCCCGCCGGAGCCCCCCGCATCTCCGGCCCCGCCGGCGGAGCCTGCCGCATTGCCGGCCCCGCCGGCGTTCGAGGCGCGGGGGTCCGGGGGCGGAGCCCCCGAAGGGGTCGGGGGCGCAGCCCCCGCCGGGTCCGGGGCGGAGCCCCGGAAGACCGTCCGCGCGCCCCTCGGGGCCGTGGCCGGCGCCCGCAGCGGCGACAAGGGCGGGGACGCCAACGTCGGCGTCTGGGTCGAGACCGACCCCGCCTGGCAGTGGCTGCTCCACACCCTCACCGTGGCCGCCTTCCAGGCCCTGCTCCCCGAGACCGCGCGGCACACCGTGGACCGCCACGTCCTGCCCCACCTGCGCGCCCTCAACTTCACCGTCACCGGCATCCTCGGCGACGGCGTCGCCTCCGGCCACCGCTTCGACCCCCAGGCCAAGGCCCTCGGCGAATGGCTCCGCGCTCGCCACCTCGACATCCCCGTCGCACTCCTCCCGGCCCCGGAGGCCACCTCATGA
- a CDS encoding TIGR03084 family metal-binding protein, with product MPDPSAADAAVAVFADLREEGRELDSLVGELTDPDWGRATPAPGWTIAHQIAHLHWTDLASLLSLTDATGFGGMVEEALKSPDTFVDEGAREGAQLPPAELLARWRTTRAALDEALAAASPDTRFPWYGPPMKAASMASARMMETWAHGQDVADALGVRRTPTARLRHVARIGVRARDYAYAVHGLPAPAEEFRVELTAPDGARVWAYGPPDAPQRITGPALDFCLLVTQRAHRADLALTATGPDADHWLDIAQAFAGPAGAGREPGAAR from the coding sequence GGAGGGTCGCGAACTCGATTCCCTGGTGGGGGAGTTGACCGACCCGGACTGGGGCAGAGCCACCCCCGCGCCCGGCTGGACCATCGCCCACCAGATCGCCCACCTGCACTGGACCGACCTGGCCTCGCTCCTCTCCCTCACCGACGCCACCGGCTTCGGCGGGATGGTCGAGGAAGCCCTCAAGTCACCCGACACCTTCGTCGACGAGGGCGCCCGCGAGGGCGCCCAGTTGCCTCCCGCCGAGCTGCTCGCCCGCTGGCGCACCACGCGCGCCGCCCTCGACGAGGCGCTCGCCGCGGCCTCGCCCGACACCCGCTTCCCCTGGTACGGGCCGCCGATGAAGGCCGCCTCGATGGCCAGTGCGCGGATGATGGAGACCTGGGCCCACGGCCAGGACGTGGCCGACGCGCTCGGCGTGCGCCGCACCCCGACCGCGCGGCTGCGGCACGTGGCGCGGATCGGCGTACGGGCCCGCGACTACGCCTACGCCGTCCACGGACTGCCCGCGCCCGCCGAGGAGTTCCGGGTGGAGCTGACGGCCCCCGACGGCGCGCGGGTGTGGGCGTACGGCCCGCCGGACGCCCCGCAGCGGATCACCGGCCCGGCGCTCGACTTCTGCCTTCTGGTGACCCAGCGGGCCCACCGCGCCGACCTGGCCCTGACCGCGACCGGCCCCGACGCGGACCACTGGCTGGACATCGCCCAGGCCTTCGCCGGCCCCGCGGGAGCCGGCCGCGAGCCGGGGGCCGCGCGATGA